From Virgibacillus natechei, the proteins below share one genomic window:
- the truA gene encoding tRNA pseudouridine(38-40) synthase TruA, which produces MEKLKCTINYDGSQFTGFQIQPKSRTVQGEFEKALTKMHKGTHVRIHPSGRTDTGVHAKGQTIHFESPYDIPLYNWKQALNTLLPGDLFVQEVVKVPDSFHARYDVVEKEYRYYVWNERESDVFKRNYFYQFPYRLNVEAIQEACRQFEGTHDFTTFSSAKATTKGSKERTLYQVSCEKRGSEIEFIFRGSGFLYNMVRIIVGVLLDIGKGRREPADIAGLLAKKDRQLVGETIPPQGLYLWSVKYKGEN; this is translated from the coding sequence ATGGAAAAATTGAAATGTACAATTAATTATGATGGGTCCCAGTTTACCGGTTTCCAAATACAGCCTAAATCTCGCACCGTACAGGGCGAATTTGAAAAAGCTTTAACCAAGATGCATAAGGGCACCCATGTACGTATCCATCCATCTGGACGTACAGATACAGGTGTCCATGCGAAGGGGCAGACGATTCATTTTGAGTCACCGTATGACATTCCGCTCTATAATTGGAAGCAGGCGCTAAATACGCTGTTGCCTGGCGATTTATTTGTACAGGAGGTAGTAAAGGTACCTGATTCTTTTCATGCTCGCTATGATGTTGTAGAAAAAGAATACCGCTATTATGTATGGAATGAAAGAGAGTCCGATGTTTTTAAGCGAAATTACTTTTACCAGTTTCCTTATAGATTGAATGTGGAGGCCATTCAAGAGGCTTGTAGGCAGTTTGAGGGAACGCATGACTTTACCACGTTCTCCTCAGCTAAAGCCACCACAAAAGGAAGTAAGGAAAGAACGCTCTATCAGGTTTCTTGCGAGAAGCGAGGTAGTGAAATAGAATTTATTTTTCGCGGAAGTGGCTTTTTATATAATATGGTGCGGATTATTGTTGGCGTATTACTGGATATCGGGAAGGGGAGGCGCGAGCCGGCAGATATTGCTGGCTTACTGGCTAAAAAAGATCGCCAATTAGTTGGTGAAACGATACCACCACAAGGCTTGTATTTATGGAGTGTGAAGTATAAAGGGGAAAACTAG
- a CDS encoding energy-coupling factor transporter transmembrane component T family protein has translation MNNAIIIGQYVPGESLIHRLDPRTKITIIFFFVLIVFFANTVLSYGVLTAFALGSMLTSRVPIRFIMKGLTPVWFLIIFTFILHLFVTNEGTLLFDFFIFEVYSGGVIQGFAISMRFFLLILVTSLLTLTTTPIEITDAIEDMLHPLKKFRFPVHELALMMSISLRFIPTLMQETDKISKAQASRGVDFRTGPVKERAKAVVPLLVPLFVSAFKRAEELAMAMEARGYQGGEGRTKLRDLKVEKRDIMIYLLFLAVIAVLFMTRSYS, from the coding sequence ATGAACAATGCAATAATAATTGGTCAGTATGTTCCGGGTGAATCTCTTATTCACCGGTTAGACCCCCGAACAAAGATCACCATTATTTTCTTTTTTGTACTCATTGTATTCTTTGCAAATACGGTCTTAAGTTACGGGGTATTAACTGCTTTTGCACTAGGGAGCATGCTTACATCGAGAGTCCCGATTCGGTTTATTATGAAAGGATTAACCCCTGTTTGGTTTTTAATTATATTTACGTTTATATTGCACTTATTTGTTACGAATGAAGGAACGCTTTTATTTGATTTTTTTATTTTTGAAGTGTATAGCGGTGGTGTCATCCAAGGTTTTGCTATTTCGATGCGATTTTTCTTGCTTATCCTTGTTACATCTCTGCTAACATTAACGACAACGCCAATTGAAATTACCGATGCGATAGAGGATATGCTTCATCCATTGAAGAAATTTAGATTCCCGGTTCATGAACTGGCTTTAATGATGTCCATCTCCCTTCGATTTATTCCAACCCTAATGCAGGAAACGGATAAAATATCCAAGGCACAAGCATCACGTGGTGTTGACTTTCGAACAGGGCCGGTGAAAGAACGGGCAAAGGCGGTTGTGCCATTATTGGTCCCGCTATTTGTAAGTGCCTTTAAACGTGCAGAAGAATTGGCTATGGCAATGGAAGCGCGTGGTTACCAGGGCGGGGAAGGCCGAACCAAACTCCGAGATTTAAAGGTTGAAAAACGAGATATTATGATCTATCTCCTATTTCTTGCTGTCATAGCGGTATTATTTATGACAAGAAGTTATTCTTAG
- a CDS encoding energy-coupling factor ABC transporter ATP-binding protein: MRGKLIEFRNVSFRYGDDYPWVLKNCSFDIYESEWVAIIGHNGSGKSTIAKLLNGLLFPQEGEIIINGQEVNQETIWDIRREVGMVFQNPDNQFVGTTVQDDVAFGMENRGVPRDEMVKRIDQNLTAVGMAGYLLTEPHRLSGGQKQRVAIAGVLAVSPQVLILDEATAMLDPKGRTEIMETVSNVQDKNDLSLITITHDLREVVQAERVIVMNEGQVWEASTPREVFSKKDALQKIGLDVPFIAVLAEELKKAGVPVTKEPLNHEELVEDLWTLHSIT; this comes from the coding sequence ATGAGGGGGAAGTTAATCGAGTTTAGAAACGTCTCTTTTCGATATGGAGATGATTATCCGTGGGTATTGAAGAATTGTTCGTTTGATATATATGAGAGTGAATGGGTTGCCATTATCGGTCACAATGGTTCCGGGAAATCGACTATAGCTAAACTATTGAATGGGTTATTGTTTCCGCAAGAAGGGGAAATTATCATTAATGGTCAGGAAGTGAACCAAGAGACCATTTGGGATATTCGTAGAGAGGTAGGAATGGTTTTTCAGAATCCGGATAATCAATTTGTGGGAACAACGGTACAGGATGATGTAGCGTTTGGGATGGAAAACCGTGGTGTCCCCAGGGATGAAATGGTAAAGCGTATTGACCAAAACCTCACTGCTGTTGGAATGGCTGGCTATCTGTTGACGGAACCACATCGGTTGTCAGGTGGTCAAAAACAACGTGTGGCAATTGCCGGCGTATTAGCCGTTTCTCCTCAGGTGCTTATTTTAGATGAGGCGACAGCTATGCTTGACCCCAAAGGCCGTACCGAAATTATGGAGACTGTATCGAATGTCCAGGATAAGAATGACCTATCATTAATTACAATTACACATGATTTGCGTGAGGTTGTTCAGGCTGAACGCGTTATTGTCATGAATGAAGGACAAGTTTGGGAAGCGTCCACACCACGTGAAGTCTTTTCAAAAAAAGATGCGCTTCAAAAAATTGGACTGGATGTACCATTTATTGCTGTTTTAGCAGAAGAACTAAAAAAAGCAGGTGTTCCGGTAACAAAAGAACCTCTAAATCATGAGGAATTGGTGGAGGATTTATGGACATTACATTCAATAACGTAA
- a CDS encoding energy-coupling factor ABC transporter ATP-binding protein, with protein sequence MDITFNNVSYIYQRNSPFAHKAIDDLSFHIPSGSFVAIIGHTGSGKSTIIQHLNGLVRPSEGEVTIGDFKLTKDEKPTNMKELRSRVGVVFQYPEHQLFEETVEKDIAFGPENFGVKSTEVNQRIKEITPAVGLTDELLQRSPFDLSGGQMRRVAIAGVLAIRPDVLVLDEPSAGLDPRGQKEMMDMFYDLHNEQALTTVLVTHSMEDAVKYADHVILLNNGTKYMEGTPEEVFTQKEALHNVQLDVPEMVQFLNLFEKKFGKSIPFKRQSINEIATSIRQLIEEGHSS encoded by the coding sequence ATGGACATTACATTCAATAACGTAAGCTATATTTATCAACGTAATTCACCGTTTGCACATAAAGCAATTGACGATTTGTCATTTCATATTCCCTCCGGATCCTTTGTTGCGATAATCGGCCATACGGGTTCTGGTAAGTCAACGATTATTCAGCATTTAAATGGACTTGTTCGACCGAGTGAAGGAGAAGTTACCATTGGTGATTTCAAGCTAACGAAAGATGAGAAACCCACCAATATGAAAGAGTTACGCAGTCGTGTTGGTGTTGTATTTCAATATCCAGAACACCAATTATTTGAAGAAACGGTGGAAAAAGATATTGCATTTGGACCAGAAAATTTTGGTGTAAAAAGTACTGAGGTAAACCAGCGTATCAAGGAGATAACCCCAGCTGTCGGATTGACAGATGAATTACTTCAACGTTCCCCATTTGATTTAAGTGGCGGACAGATGCGCAGAGTTGCTATCGCAGGTGTACTCGCAATCAGGCCGGATGTCCTTGTTCTTGATGAACCATCTGCAGGACTAGATCCACGAGGGCAAAAGGAAATGATGGATATGTTCTACGATTTACACAATGAACAAGCGCTAACGACTGTTCTTGTGACACATAGCATGGAAGACGCTGTGAAATATGCTGATCATGTTATTCTATTAAATAATGGAACCAAGTACATGGAAGGGACGCCAGAAGAAGTCTTTACACAAAAAGAAGCCCTTCATAACGTTCAGCTTGATGTACCAGAGATGGTTCAATTTTTGAATCTATTTGAAAAGAAATTCGGGAAATCCATTCCATTCAAGCGGCAGTCGATAAATGAAATAGCAACGTCCATACGGCAGTTGATCGAGGAGGGCCACTCCTCATGA